A window of the Narcine bancroftii isolate sNarBan1 chromosome 4, sNarBan1.hap1, whole genome shotgun sequence genome harbors these coding sequences:
- the hoxd3a gene encoding homeobox protein Hox-D3a translates to MLFDKGVKTLSFQNSEMQKTTYYDNSGIFSGYSYQKSNTYNYSSSHQAYPPSSVDTDYQNSTCPSSARPPTHKPSDINGSCMRTSGSQGTVQLSNINEPQQPPPLPPSPNGSNTATQKRTKSIPNSSTSPAATLTKQIFPWMKESRQNAKQKNNCTVTGDNCEDKSPPGPASKRVRTAYTSAQLVELEKEFHFNRYLCRPRRVEMANLLNLTERQIKIWFQNRRMKYKKDQKAKGIMHSPVGQSPDRSPLLNVPNNIGFSNQLPTVNSLNYEAHSPTSFTKSQQNMYGLAAYTAPLNSCLPQQKRYPGSEYDHHTMQGNGSFANHNLQGSPVYVGGNFVDSMPASGPMFNLSHLPHPSSATVDYSCVGQTPGNHHHGPCDPHPTYTDLTTHHTPQGRIQEAPKLTHL, encoded by the exons ATGCTATTCGATAAGGGTGTCAAGACCCTGTCATTTCAAAATAGCGAGATGCAAAAAACAACTTATTATGacaattctggaatatttagcgGATACTCCTACCAAAAATCCAATACATACAACTACAGCTCCAGTCATCAAGCCTACCCACCATCATCAGTTGACACTGATTATCAGAACTCAACGTGCCCATCCAGTGCCCGACCCCCAACCCACAAGCCCAGTGACATAAATGGCAGCTGCATGAGAACAAGTGGCAGTCAAGGCACTGTCCAACTTTCAAACATCAATGAGCCACAACAGCCACCTCCTTTGCCACCTTCGCCCAATGGAAGCAACACTGCAACACAGAAAAGAACCAAGTCCATTCCAAATTCTTCCACCAGCCCAGCAGCTACACTTACCAAGCAAATCTTCCCATGGATGAAAGAATCGCGTCAAAATGCCAAGCAGAAAAACAACTGCACAGTTACAG GAGACAATTGTGAGGATAAAAGCCCACCAGGTCCAGCCTCCAAGAGAGTTCGTACAGCCTATACCAGTGCACAATTGGTTGAACTGGAAAAGGAGTTTCATTTTAATCGTTACCTGTGTCGTCCTCGTCGAGTTGAAATGGCAAATTTATTAAATCTAACTGAACGACAGATAAAGATTTGGTTCCAAAACCGAAGAATGAAGTACAAAAAAGATCAAAAGGCCAAAGGGATCATGCACTCACCTGTCGGACAGTCTCCAGACAGAAGTCCACTTTTAAATGTTCCAAATAATATTGGATTCTCAAACCAGCTCCCTACTGTCAACAGTTTGAATTACGAAGCTCATTCTCCAACATCTTTCACCAAATCTCAACAAAATATGTATGGCTTGGCTGCTTACACAGCACCCCTTAATAGCTGCTTACCCCAGCAGAAAAGGTATCCGGGGTCAGAGTATGACCATCATACTATGCAGGGCAATGGTAGCTTTGCCAACCATAATTTGCAAGGAAGCCCTGTGTATGTTGGAGGGAACTTTGTTGATTCAATGCCAGCTTCTGGTCCAATGTTCAATCTTAGCCACCTTCCTCATCCTTCATCTGCCACTGTGGACTATAGTTGTGTTGGTCAAACACCAGGCAATCACCACCATGGACCATGTGATCCCCATCCCACATATACAGACCTGACTACTCATCACACACCTCAGGGAAGAATTCAAGAAGCACCCAAACTAACACATCTGTAA
- the LOC138760194 gene encoding homeobox protein Hox-A2-like, with protein MNNEFEREVGFINSEPSLAECLTSFPPVNETFQSSSIKNSMLSHSTLIPPPSEQSFCSVDPGNTHQNGKTHASKGIGRATLGDKPLEYPWMKEKKNHKKKTVHAPGSFSSCSSNEENEELNEPDNGSPFDSSRRLRTTYTNTQLLELEKEFHYNRYLCRPRRVEIAALLDLTERQVKVWFQNRRMKQKRQTRFKQSQIADSKRHVANNNQSGISTRSFETPVNKSLNPLESENITKQDICGRTQKDTLSDIRNDLLSVVGTSLIPTEGAQSHTFPQSSDETDCLLHLLKNCSAGTSPSSPESFSIPSLEDLDRITIEPRLDWVELPQMSLLENEDTLIIPSNVFDFLSDHFASTDLQQLQF; from the exons ATGAACAACGAATTTGAGCGAGAGGTTGGTTTTATCAATAGTGAGCCATCGCTTGCCGAGTGCCTGACATCCTTTCCTCCTGTAAACGAGACATTTCAAAGTTCATCAATCAAGAACTCGATGCTTTCACACTCGACACTGATTCCTCCTCCTTCTGAGCAAAGCTTCTGCAGCGTGGACCCTGGTAACACACACCAAAATGGGAAAACCCACGCTTCAAAAGGCATTGGTCGGGCCACGTTAGGGGACAAACCTCTGGAATAtccgtggatgaaagaaaagaaaaaccacAAGAAAAAAACCGTCCATGCGCCAGGATCATTCTCGTCCTGCTCATCAAATGAAG AAAATGAAGAGCTTAATGAGCCAGATAACGGGAGCCCTTTTGACAGCTCCAGGCGACTTCGAACCACTTACACTAACACTCAGCTATTGGAGCTTGAGAAGGAATTTCATTACAACAGATACCTTTGTAGACCACGGAGGGTAGAAATCGCAGCTCTCCTCGATTTAACAGAAAGGCAAGTCAAAGTCTGGTTTCAGAACAGACGTATGAAACAGAAGAGACAAACTCGATTCAAACAAAGCCAAATCGCTGATTCAAAGCGCCATGTTGCCAACAATAATCAAAGTGGAATTTCCACCAGAAGTTTTGAGACACCTGTAAATAAATCTTTGAATCCATTAGAGAGTGAAAACATTACAAAGCAAGATATCTGTGGTCGTACACAGAAAGATACATTGAGTGATATCAGGAATGACCTACTCAGTGTGGTTGGCACTTCTCTGATCCCCACTGAGGGAGCCCAGAGCCATACTTTCCCTCAGAGTTCAGATGAAACAGACTGCCTGCTACATCTGCTGAAGAACTGCTCAGCTGGAACAAGCCCCAGCAGTCCGGAGAGTTTCAGTATCCCATCTCTGGAGGATTTAGACAGAATTACTATCGAACCCCGTCTAGATTGGGTAGAATTACCTCAAATGTCTTTGTTGGAAAATGAAGACACGTTAATTATTCCGTCCAATGTGTTTGACTTTTTAAGTGACCATTTTGCTTCCACTGATTTGCAGCAGTTGCAGTTTTAG